From the genome of Amycolatopsis sp. NBC_01488, one region includes:
- a CDS encoding SDR family oxidoreductase — protein sequence MSDHTQVVVVTGASGGIGRAVARAFGARHARVALLARGEKGLREAAEDVTRGGGTALEIPTDVADFDQVEAAAERAEQELGPIDVWVNVAFTSVFAPFSEIEPDEFRRVTEVSYLGYVHGTMAALRRMKARDRGTIVQVGSALAYRGIPLQSAYCGAKHAIQGFNEALRCELLHEGSHVRTTMVQMPAVNTPQFSWVLSKLPDHAQPVPPIYQPEVAARAVLHAADHPRRREYWVGGSTVGTLIANAVAPGVLDRYLAKTGFKSQQTGEAKPADQPANLWAPADKTRDYGAHGEFDAKSTPRSFQLWASRHHGLLAGSALAATALAVWRRARS from the coding sequence ATGTCCGACCACACGCAAGTCGTCGTCGTGACCGGGGCGAGTGGCGGAATCGGCCGGGCCGTCGCGCGGGCCTTCGGCGCTCGGCACGCCCGCGTCGCCCTGCTCGCCCGCGGCGAAAAAGGCCTGCGAGAAGCCGCCGAGGACGTCACCCGCGGTGGCGGGACCGCTCTCGAAATCCCCACCGACGTCGCCGACTTCGACCAGGTCGAGGCCGCCGCCGAGCGGGCCGAACAGGAGCTGGGCCCGATCGACGTCTGGGTCAACGTCGCCTTCACCTCGGTGTTCGCGCCCTTCAGCGAGATCGAGCCCGACGAGTTCCGGCGCGTCACCGAGGTCAGCTACCTGGGCTACGTCCACGGGACCATGGCCGCCCTGCGCCGCATGAAGGCCCGCGACCGCGGCACGATCGTGCAGGTCGGCTCGGCACTCGCCTACCGCGGGATCCCCTTGCAGAGCGCGTATTGCGGCGCGAAGCACGCCATCCAGGGCTTCAACGAGGCGCTGCGTTGCGAGCTGCTGCACGAGGGCAGCCACGTCCGGACGACCATGGTGCAGATGCCGGCCGTCAACACGCCGCAGTTCTCGTGGGTGCTCTCGAAGCTGCCGGACCACGCGCAGCCGGTGCCGCCGATCTACCAGCCGGAGGTCGCCGCCCGCGCCGTCCTGCACGCCGCCGACCACCCGCGCCGGCGCGAGTACTGGGTGGGCGGCAGCACCGTCGGCACGCTGATCGCGAACGCCGTCGCGCCCGGCGTCCTCGACCGCTACCTCGCGAAGACCGGGTTCAAATCCCAGCAGACCGGCGAAGCGAAACCCGCCGACCAGCCCGCCAACCTGTGGGCCCCGGCCGACAAGACCCGCGACTACGGCGCGCACGGCGAGTTCGACGCCAAGTCCACTCCGCGCAGCTTCCAGCTGTGGGCGAGCCGGCACCACGGCCTGCTGGCCGGGAGCGCGCTCGCCGCGACGGCGCTGGCGGTGTGGCGCCGAGCCCGGTCATGA
- a CDS encoding glycoside hydrolase family 15 protein gives MTGLAPHVLRDYALLADGERGALCGPRGDIAWLCAPGWSDSAVLSALIGGTGSYTVTPAGPYVWGGFYEPGTLIWRNRWMTTSTAVECRDALAYPGDPHRVVLLRRLEAVERDVRADVRLDLADGFGRRSLRELRRDGDGTWTGRTGALRVRWTGAGDAVAGEDGLGFEVSLPAGGRHDLVLEISDRPLPDPVDAGRLWQATEHAWGTSVPELADTVAPRDARQAYAILRGLTTTGGGMVAAATLGLPERSEAGRNYDYRYVWLRDQCYAGLAASVDEPHPLLDDALRFSTARVLDHGDRILPAYRPDGTPPPDETTLKLPGYPGGSDVVGNHVAHQFQLDALGELLQLHAAAARHGRLDGDVERASDVVVRLITERWDRPEAGVWELDDEWWTHSRLACVAGLHALAREVPAHRGAELSGLADKLLAETTSRCLDARGYWKRSPAHSGTDSALLLPPVRGGLPADDPRTRATLAAVRENLTEDGYVYRFAPDERPLGEAEGAFLLCGFTMALACGHQGDRTEAFRWFERNRAACGPPGLLAEEYDVRQRQLRGNLPQAFVHAMLLEAAQRLT, from the coding sequence ATGACCGGCTTGGCGCCGCATGTCCTGCGGGACTACGCGCTGCTCGCCGACGGCGAACGCGGCGCGCTGTGCGGCCCGCGCGGCGACATCGCCTGGCTCTGCGCGCCCGGGTGGTCCGACAGCGCGGTGCTGTCGGCGCTGATCGGCGGGACCGGGAGCTACACCGTCACCCCGGCCGGGCCGTACGTCTGGGGCGGGTTCTACGAGCCCGGCACCCTGATCTGGCGCAACCGCTGGATGACGACGTCGACCGCCGTCGAATGCCGCGACGCACTGGCCTACCCCGGCGATCCGCACCGGGTCGTGCTGCTGCGCCGCCTCGAGGCGGTCGAGCGGGACGTCCGGGCGGACGTCCGGCTCGACCTGGCCGACGGCTTCGGGCGCCGGTCGCTGCGCGAGCTTCGGCGCGACGGCGACGGCACCTGGACCGGCCGCACCGGCGCCCTGCGGGTGCGGTGGACCGGCGCCGGCGACGCGGTGGCCGGCGAGGACGGGCTGGGCTTCGAGGTGTCCCTGCCGGCCGGCGGGCGGCACGACCTCGTCCTCGAGATCAGCGACCGTCCGCTGCCCGACCCCGTCGACGCGGGGCGGCTCTGGCAGGCGACCGAACACGCTTGGGGCACCTCGGTTCCCGAGCTGGCGGACACCGTCGCGCCCCGCGACGCCCGCCAGGCGTACGCGATCCTGCGCGGCCTGACGACCACCGGGGGCGGCATGGTCGCCGCGGCCACGCTGGGCCTGCCGGAACGCTCGGAGGCCGGCCGCAACTACGACTACCGGTACGTGTGGCTGCGCGACCAGTGCTACGCCGGGCTCGCGGCGTCGGTCGACGAGCCGCACCCGCTGCTGGACGACGCCCTCCGGTTCAGCACCGCCCGCGTCCTCGACCACGGCGACCGGATCCTGCCCGCCTACCGCCCCGACGGCACGCCGCCGCCCGACGAAACGACGTTGAAGCTGCCCGGCTACCCCGGCGGCTCCGACGTCGTCGGCAACCACGTCGCCCACCAGTTCCAATTGGACGCGCTGGGCGAGCTGCTGCAGCTCCACGCGGCCGCGGCCCGCCACGGCCGGCTGGACGGCGACGTCGAGCGTGCCTCCGACGTCGTCGTCCGGCTGATCACCGAGCGCTGGGACCGGCCGGAAGCCGGTGTCTGGGAGCTGGACGACGAGTGGTGGACGCACTCGCGCCTCGCCTGCGTCGCCGGCCTGCACGCGCTGGCGCGTGAGGTGCCCGCGCACCGCGGGGCCGAGCTGTCCGGGCTCGCCGACAAGCTGCTCGCGGAGACGACGTCCCGGTGCCTCGACGCGCGGGGCTACTGGAAGCGCAGCCCCGCCCACTCCGGAACCGACTCGGCGCTGCTGCTGCCGCCGGTGCGCGGCGGCCTGCCCGCCGACGACCCGCGCACCCGCGCCACGCTCGCGGCGGTCCGCGAGAACCTCACCGAGGACGGCTACGTCTACCGGTTCGCCCCGGACGAACGTCCGCTCGGCGAGGCCGAAGGCGCGTTCCTGCTGTGCGGGTTCACGATGGCGCTGGCGTGCGGCCACCAGGGCGACCGGACCGAGGCGTTCCGCTGGTTCGAACGCAACCGGGCCGCGTGCGGGCCGCCGGGACTGCTCGCCGAGGAGTACGACGTGCGGCAGCGGCAGCTGCGCGGGAACCTCCCCCAGGCGTTCGTGCACGCCATGCTGCTCGAGGCGGCCCAGCGGCTCACCTGA
- a CDS encoding sensor histidine kinase, whose translation MSAAPFAHPALFYRDDAEYLAGIVPFVWGGLAAGEPVAVAVPGRNLELLRRELGTDAEKVRLLDMTDAGRNPGRIIPRVLRAFADARPDHPVRIVGEPIWAERSAVEYPACVQHEALINHAFAGRDVTILCPYDVARLGAAALADAEATHPVLIDSTGHRPSPAYAPDDVLARYNSPLPPAPDRVAELAGTTNLAAARALAHAQAASGGLSADQIADVEVVVTELLSNCVEHGGGTGTVRLWCADGEFVCEVHDDGVLADPLAGRHPATPEQPRGRGLLLVNYLADLVRLHTGGEGTTFRAYFRA comes from the coding sequence GTGAGCGCGGCCCCTTTCGCGCACCCGGCGTTGTTCTACCGGGACGACGCCGAGTACCTGGCCGGGATCGTGCCGTTCGTGTGGGGCGGGCTCGCCGCGGGCGAGCCGGTGGCCGTCGCCGTGCCGGGGCGGAACCTCGAGCTGCTGCGGCGTGAACTGGGCACGGACGCGGAGAAGGTCCGCCTGCTCGACATGACCGACGCCGGGCGCAACCCCGGCCGGATCATCCCCCGGGTGCTGCGGGCCTTCGCCGACGCCCGGCCGGACCACCCGGTGCGGATCGTCGGCGAGCCGATCTGGGCGGAGCGCTCGGCCGTCGAGTACCCGGCGTGCGTGCAGCACGAAGCGCTCATCAACCACGCCTTCGCCGGCCGGGACGTGACGATCCTCTGCCCGTACGACGTCGCACGCCTCGGCGCGGCCGCGCTCGCCGACGCCGAAGCCACGCACCCGGTGCTGATCGACAGCACCGGCCACCGCCCCAGCCCCGCGTACGCGCCCGACGACGTCCTCGCGCGGTACAACAGTCCGCTTCCCCCGGCGCCCGACCGCGTGGCCGAGCTGGCGGGCACGACGAACCTCGCGGCGGCGCGGGCCCTGGCCCACGCGCAGGCGGCGAGCGGCGGCCTGAGCGCCGACCAGATCGCCGACGTCGAGGTGGTCGTCACGGAGCTGCTGTCCAACTGCGTCGAACACGGCGGCGGGACGGGCACGGTCCGGCTCTGGTGCGCGGACGGCGAGTTCGTCTGCGAGGTCCACGACGACGGTGTCCTGGCCGACCCGCTGGCCGGCCGGCACCCGGCGACGCCGGAGCAGCCGCGGGGACGCGGGCTGCTGCTGGTCAACTACCTGGCCGACCTGGTCCGCCTGCACACCGGCGGCGAGGGGACGACGTTCCGGGCGTACTTCCGCGCCTGA
- a CDS encoding TetR/AcrR family transcriptional regulator, producing MSASSLRARVRSEMHQEIKEAARRRLAVEGANLSLRAVARDMGIVASALYRYFPSRDALLTALIIDAYDGLGDAAVDAEAAIPREELRGRWLAACHAVRSWALAHPAEYGLLYGNPVPGYAAPPETVAPASKVILLLAAIVAEAPDVPAGPPLPAPVRADLRRLIEEQPGELAEERLDRVLFAWTHLFGQVGFEVFHRLDDMVQARTEYFGHHLALLADLAGLP from the coding sequence GTGTCCGCCTCGTCGCTGCGTGCCCGGGTCCGCTCGGAGATGCACCAGGAGATCAAGGAAGCCGCTCGCCGCCGCCTCGCCGTGGAGGGCGCGAACCTGTCGCTGCGCGCCGTCGCGCGGGACATGGGCATCGTCGCTTCGGCGCTGTACCGGTACTTCCCGAGCCGAGACGCGCTGCTGACCGCGTTGATCATCGACGCGTACGACGGCCTGGGCGACGCGGCGGTCGACGCGGAAGCGGCGATCCCGCGCGAGGAGCTGCGCGGCCGGTGGCTCGCGGCGTGCCACGCGGTGCGGTCCTGGGCGCTGGCGCACCCGGCCGAGTACGGCCTGCTCTACGGCAACCCCGTGCCGGGGTACGCCGCGCCGCCGGAAACGGTGGCCCCGGCGTCGAAGGTGATCCTCCTGCTCGCGGCGATCGTCGCGGAGGCCCCGGACGTCCCGGCCGGGCCACCGCTGCCCGCGCCCGTCCGCGCCGACCTGCGCCGCCTGATCGAGGAGCAGCCCGGCGAGCTGGCGGAAGAACGGCTGGACCGGGTGCTGTTCGCGTGGACGCACCTGTTCGGCCAGGTCGGCTTCGAGGTCTTCCACCGCCTCGACGACATGGTCCAGGCCCGCACCGAGTACTTCGGGCACCACCTGGCCCTGCTGGCGGATCTCGCCGGCTTGCCCTGA